A region of Chloroflexota bacterium DNA encodes the following proteins:
- a CDS encoding Uma2 family endonuclease translates to MAVNEPLAQTSIQPTERPKITYEEFLASSGEDLHAEWVNGEVIVHMTAKPLHQKILGFLYVLLEQFVRVFDLGEVFMAPTQMKATPTGSGREPDIFFVAREHLDRVLENRLAGPADLVVEIISDDSVSRDLDEKFFEYQEAGVPEYWIIDPRPRRQRAWFYQRDARGQYQTAPVGDDGIYRSTSVPGFWINVNWLWQEDLPDPLSVFAEIAGFTDEMKNALRTLKQKGRPA, encoded by the coding sequence ATGGCAGTGAACGAGCCATTAGCGCAAACATCCATCCAACCAACTGAGCGACCGAAAATCACCTACGAAGAATTTCTCGCTTCGTCGGGCGAAGACTTGCACGCCGAGTGGGTGAATGGAGAGGTCATCGTTCACATGACAGCAAAACCGTTGCATCAAAAAATTCTTGGTTTTCTGTATGTTCTGCTCGAACAATTCGTCAGGGTTTTTGATCTAGGTGAAGTATTCATGGCGCCAACCCAAATGAAAGCGACGCCGACCGGTTCGGGACGCGAACCAGATATTTTCTTCGTCGCGCGCGAGCATTTGGATCGCGTGCTGGAGAATCGCCTCGCTGGTCCCGCCGACCTCGTCGTCGAAATCATTTCTGACGATAGCGTCAGCCGTGACCTGGATGAGAAATTTTTCGAGTACCAAGAAGCCGGCGTGCCCGAGTACTGGATCATTGACCCGCGCCCGCGTCGTCAACGCGCGTGGTTCTATCAGCGCGACGCGCGCGGACAATATCAAACCGCGCCGGTCGGTGACGATGGCATCTATCGCTCGACGAGCGTACCCGGTTTCTGGATCAACGTGAATTGGTTGTGGCAGGAGGACTTGCCTGATCCACTTTCCGTCTTTGCGGAAATTGCCGGATTCACTGACGAAATGAAAAATGCGCTCCGAACATTGAAACAAAAAGGACGCCCGGCGTAA